A window of the Myxococcus fulvus genome harbors these coding sequences:
- a CDS encoding 2-oxoglutarate dehydrogenase E1 component, whose translation MANFQDSFLSGANIDFIEGLYARYLEDPSSVDASWREIFERNDGAGRPIFSTKLLEVPAAAVAPGKGNGKAAGAAQAPAAAPAAAPVAAQSTAQAQALELQSKVDQALFAFRLRGHLRADLDPLNRPRPALAHVADVSMVDDGHFSPKEREQEVETHNVFPQQKVKLDELLSRLHRTYTGSVGVEFMQILDSERRRWLMQRMEHSENRTAFSVEDQRHILTKLSYAEGFENFLHTKYVGAKRFSLDGGEALIPMLDAIAEVGSGLGLKEVVIGMAHRGRLNVLTNILGKQPGQIFSEFDGPKDPRAYLGRGDVKYHMGFSSDHTTRQGKNVHLSLAFNPSHLEAVNPVVEGRVRAKQERFGDTERVGVMPLLIHGDAAFMGQGVVAETLNLSGLKGYTTGGTLHVVINNQVGFTTDPHDSRSSIYATAIAQMLDIPVFHVNGDDPEACVHVARLAAEYRQTFHSDVVIDLICYRRYGHNEGDDPSFTQPAMYDIIRKHPTVRTRYAKALADGNRISAEDSEAIKQRCLSEFDAALTRARQESEFKEPSALEGLWKAYQGGSVKNAPQVSTAVDKAKLRDALQRLCTVPEGFHVHRDVERTVIKKRLGMLDSEELQWSEGESLAYATLLAEGHPVRLSGQDCERGTFSHRHAVLHDVTTGAKYTPLQQFSTGRASFQVVNSALSEMGVLGFEYGYSLDVPDGLTIWEAQFGDFANGAQIIIDQFIAAAESKWRRLSGITLLLPHSYEGQGPEHSSARLERFLDLSAEDNIQVCYPTTPAQIFHLLRRQVVRPVRKPLVIMSPKSLLRRPEATSKVDELATGSFQEVILDSVAPAGVTRLLLCSGKVYYDLVKARNERKDDSIAIVRVEQLYPFPADELANLVAKLPKLAEVYWVQEEPRNAGAWHFMFPRLHDLVSSRSQQPVKLGYIGRAEAASPATGFPKTHEIEQQLIIEEAIFRGTKNGR comes from the coding sequence ATGGCGAACTTCCAGGACTCGTTCCTTTCCGGCGCCAACATCGACTTCATCGAGGGGCTCTACGCCCGCTACCTCGAGGATCCCTCCAGCGTGGATGCAAGCTGGCGAGAGATCTTCGAGCGAAACGATGGTGCCGGCCGTCCCATCTTCAGCACGAAGCTCTTGGAGGTGCCCGCGGCGGCCGTCGCGCCCGGCAAGGGCAACGGCAAGGCCGCGGGAGCCGCCCAGGCCCCCGCCGCCGCGCCGGCCGCGGCCCCCGTCGCCGCCCAGAGCACCGCCCAGGCCCAGGCGCTGGAGCTGCAGTCCAAGGTGGACCAGGCGCTCTTCGCGTTCCGGCTGCGCGGCCACCTGCGCGCCGACCTGGATCCGCTGAACCGCCCGCGTCCCGCGCTCGCCCACGTGGCGGACGTGAGCATGGTGGATGACGGCCACTTCTCGCCCAAGGAGCGCGAGCAGGAAGTGGAGACGCACAACGTCTTCCCGCAGCAGAAGGTGAAGCTGGACGAGCTGCTCTCGCGCCTGCACCGCACGTACACGGGCAGCGTCGGCGTGGAGTTCATGCAGATCCTCGACAGCGAGCGCCGCCGCTGGCTGATGCAGCGGATGGAGCACAGCGAGAACCGCACGGCGTTCTCCGTGGAGGACCAGCGGCACATCCTCACGAAGCTGTCCTACGCGGAGGGCTTCGAGAACTTCCTGCACACCAAGTACGTGGGCGCCAAGCGCTTCAGCCTGGACGGCGGCGAGGCCCTCATCCCCATGCTGGACGCCATCGCCGAGGTGGGCAGCGGCCTGGGGCTGAAGGAGGTCGTCATCGGCATGGCCCACCGCGGCCGCCTCAACGTGCTGACGAACATCCTGGGCAAGCAGCCCGGCCAGATTTTCAGCGAGTTCGACGGCCCCAAGGACCCCCGGGCGTACCTGGGCCGCGGCGACGTGAAGTACCACATGGGCTTCTCGTCGGACCACACCACGCGCCAGGGCAAGAACGTGCACCTGTCGCTCGCGTTCAATCCCAGCCACCTGGAGGCCGTCAATCCGGTGGTCGAGGGCCGCGTGCGCGCCAAGCAGGAGCGCTTCGGCGACACCGAGCGCGTGGGCGTGATGCCCCTGCTCATCCACGGCGACGCGGCCTTCATGGGCCAGGGCGTCGTCGCGGAGACGCTCAACCTGTCGGGCCTCAAGGGCTACACGACGGGCGGCACGCTCCACGTCGTCATCAACAACCAGGTCGGCTTCACCACCGACCCCCACGACTCGCGCTCCTCCATCTACGCCACCGCCATCGCGCAGATGCTGGACATCCCCGTGTTCCACGTGAACGGAGATGACCCGGAGGCCTGCGTGCACGTGGCGCGGCTGGCGGCGGAGTACCGCCAGACGTTCCACAGCGACGTGGTCATCGACCTCATCTGCTACCGCCGCTACGGCCACAACGAGGGCGACGACCCCTCGTTCACCCAGCCGGCGATGTACGACATCATCCGCAAGCACCCGACGGTGCGCACGCGCTACGCGAAGGCGCTGGCGGACGGCAACCGCATCAGCGCGGAGGACTCGGAGGCCATCAAGCAGCGCTGCCTGTCGGAGTTCGACGCGGCGCTGACCCGCGCGCGCCAGGAGAGCGAGTTCAAGGAGCCCAGCGCGCTGGAGGGCTTGTGGAAGGCCTACCAGGGCGGCTCGGTGAAGAACGCGCCCCAGGTGTCCACCGCCGTGGACAAGGCGAAGCTGCGCGACGCGCTCCAGCGGCTGTGCACGGTGCCCGAGGGCTTCCACGTGCACCGCGACGTGGAGCGCACCGTCATCAAGAAGCGCCTGGGCATGCTCGACAGCGAGGAGCTGCAGTGGAGCGAGGGTGAGTCGCTGGCGTACGCCACGCTGCTCGCCGAGGGCCACCCGGTGCGCCTGTCCGGTCAGGACTGCGAGCGCGGCACGTTCAGCCACCGCCACGCGGTGCTGCACGACGTGACGACGGGCGCCAAGTACACGCCCCTGCAGCAGTTCTCCACGGGCCGCGCCAGCTTCCAGGTCGTCAACAGCGCCCTGTCGGAGATGGGCGTGCTCGGCTTCGAGTACGGCTACAGCCTGGACGTCCCGGACGGCCTCACCATCTGGGAGGCCCAGTTCGGCGACTTCGCCAACGGCGCGCAGATCATCATCGACCAGTTCATCGCCGCCGCGGAGAGCAAGTGGCGCCGGCTGAGCGGAATCACGCTGCTGTTGCCACACAGCTACGAGGGCCAGGGCCCCGAGCACTCCAGCGCGCGCCTGGAGCGCTTCCTGGACCTGTCCGCCGAGGACAACATCCAGGTCTGCTACCCCACGACGCCCGCGCAGATCTTCCACCTCTTGCGCCGTCAGGTGGTGCGCCCGGTGCGCAAGCCCCTGGTCATCATGTCGCCCAAGAGCCTCTTGCGCCGGCCGGAGGCCACCAGCAAGGTGGACGAGCTGGCCACGGGCAGCTTCCAGGAGGTCATCCTGGACAGCGTGGCGCCCGCGGGCGTGACGCGGCTGCTGTTGTGCAGCGGCAAGGTCTATTACGACCTGGTGAAGGCGCGGAACGAGCGCAAGGACGACAGCATCGCCATCGTCCGGGTGGAGCAGCTCTACCCGTTCCCGGCGGACGAGCTGGCGAACCTGGTGGCGAAGCTGCCCAAGCTCGCGGAGGTCTACTGGGTCCAGGAGGAGCCCCGCAACGCCGGCGCGTGGCACTTCATGTTCCCGCGCCTGCATGACCTGGTGTCGTCGCGCTCGCAGCAACCCGTGAAGTTGGGCTACATCGGGCGCGCGGAGGCCGCCAGCCCCGCAACCGGCTTCCCGAAGACTCACGAAATCGAGCAGCAGCTCATCATCGAGGAAGCCATCTTCCGAGGGACCAAGAATGGCCGTTGA
- a CDS encoding BamA/TamA family outer membrane protein → MALPLVALIVVPLALTPLQAEPVSETPAPVVATPPPDAPVATQQGEQPEGATVEPPPARAPGLTQENYEEALVVESLVRRGRQVDPAPEGKPLSDVLVDTEEVVAESDPYPDFLNIFHVRTRDEVVRREVLLPLGQPYSTRLAEETARNLRSLRLFSVVRVVPLVGKTPGTVSLLVVTKDIWSLRLNSDFSAVGSLLQYLRLQGTEQNFLGRGKKLAVDFILRLDTLSLGQSYTDPRVLGSRWSFTESAAIIIGRESGQAEGSRGSVSVSRPLYSLSTPWSVSSSVAWNVETNRVYRGADIWQLPFPGGPTVPYVYRTEEIAGAASYTRSFGLRYKLNLSGSVGAYHYAYDPPRASMLTEDQSAWFRRNYLPRAEDAGYVSMSLRAFEARYEVLRDVDSYVLSEDYQMGHWLSATLRYAPPVFGDDTHFTEAGLAARYRLRWGEALTTVSASGSIRRQMGDAATWNNRHWAAELTQVSPKVLGGRFVARGLLDVNIDDLFDRVTLLGGGNGLRGAPADEYSGKRMLLVNVEYRTAPLVIKTVHVGGVLFLDSGSAFNDRPDMVTSVGVGLRLLFPQFNVNPFRIDFGYVLNGDRPPIGSRFTFAGGQVTDLRPSFLDSPL, encoded by the coding sequence GTGGCGCTACCACTGGTTGCCCTCATCGTCGTTCCCCTTGCCCTGACTCCACTCCAGGCGGAGCCCGTCTCCGAGACGCCGGCTCCCGTCGTCGCGACTCCGCCACCCGACGCGCCCGTCGCGACACAGCAGGGTGAGCAACCCGAGGGCGCCACGGTGGAGCCTCCACCCGCGCGCGCGCCCGGGCTGACGCAGGAGAACTACGAGGAGGCGCTCGTCGTCGAGTCGCTCGTCCGCCGCGGCCGCCAGGTGGACCCTGCCCCCGAGGGCAAGCCGCTGTCGGACGTGCTCGTCGACACCGAGGAGGTGGTGGCCGAGAGCGACCCGTATCCGGACTTCCTCAACATCTTCCACGTGCGCACGCGCGACGAGGTCGTCCGACGCGAGGTGTTGCTGCCGCTCGGTCAGCCCTACTCCACGCGCCTCGCGGAGGAGACGGCGCGCAACCTGCGCTCACTGCGCCTGTTCTCCGTGGTGCGAGTCGTCCCGCTCGTCGGCAAGACGCCCGGCACGGTGTCGCTGCTCGTCGTCACCAAGGACATCTGGTCCCTGCGGCTCAACAGCGACTTCTCCGCCGTCGGCTCGCTGCTCCAGTACCTGCGGCTGCAGGGCACCGAGCAGAACTTCCTGGGCCGGGGCAAGAAGCTCGCGGTGGACTTCATCCTGCGCCTGGACACGCTCAGCCTCGGACAGAGCTACACGGACCCGCGCGTGCTGGGCAGTCGCTGGTCGTTCACCGAGTCCGCCGCCATCATCATCGGACGCGAGAGTGGCCAGGCCGAGGGCTCCCGGGGCAGCGTCTCCGTGAGCCGGCCGCTGTACTCGCTGTCGACGCCGTGGAGCGTGAGCTCATCCGTGGCGTGGAACGTGGAGACCAACCGCGTCTACCGGGGCGCGGACATCTGGCAGCTCCCGTTCCCCGGCGGCCCGACGGTGCCCTACGTGTATCGGACGGAGGAGATCGCGGGCGCGGCCTCGTACACGCGCTCCTTCGGGCTGCGCTACAAGCTCAACCTGAGCGGCTCCGTGGGCGCGTACCACTACGCCTACGACCCGCCGAGGGCGTCGATGTTGACCGAGGACCAGTCCGCCTGGTTCCGGCGCAACTACCTGCCGCGCGCCGAGGACGCGGGCTACGTGTCCATGTCACTGCGCGCCTTCGAGGCCCGCTACGAAGTCCTCCGCGACGTGGACTCCTACGTCCTCTCCGAGGACTACCAGATGGGCCACTGGCTCTCCGCGACGCTGCGCTACGCACCGCCCGTCTTCGGTGACGACACGCACTTCACCGAGGCGGGACTGGCCGCGCGCTACCGCCTGCGCTGGGGCGAGGCGCTCACCACCGTGTCCGCCTCCGGCTCCATCCGTCGACAGATGGGCGACGCGGCGACGTGGAACAACCGCCACTGGGCCGCGGAGCTGACGCAGGTGTCGCCCAAGGTGCTCGGAGGCCGCTTCGTCGCGCGCGGCCTGCTGGACGTCAACATCGACGACCTGTTCGACCGGGTGACGCTCCTCGGGGGAGGCAACGGCCTTCGCGGCGCGCCCGCGGACGAGTACTCCGGCAAGCGGATGTTGCTCGTGAACGTGGAGTACCGGACCGCGCCGCTGGTCATCAAGACCGTGCACGTGGGCGGCGTGCTCTTCCTCGACTCGGGCAGCGCGTTCAACGACAGGCCGGACATGGTGACGTCCGTGGGCGTGGGCCTGCGACTGCTCTTCCCGCAGTTCAACGTCAACCCGTTCCGGATCGACTTCGGCTACGTGCTCAACGGCGACCGGCCTCCCATCGGCAGCCGCTTCACGTTCGCCGGCGGCCAGGTGACGGACCTGCGCCCCAGCTTCCTCGACTCGCCGCTGTAG
- the odhB gene encoding 2-oxoglutarate dehydrogenase complex dihydrolipoyllysine-residue succinyltransferase, with protein MAVELKVPPLGESITEAVVGKWNKKPGDAVSADEPLVVLETDKVTIDVPAPAAGSLASVAFKEGDKVRVGDVLGLIEAGAGAPATKPAAAAPAAPAAAPVAAAAPAQESDARITPTAKKMAEENKVDVSQLKGSGAGGRITKEDVLGQLNRPAAPSQPAAPAQPAGPRPNAAREERVRMTPLRKRVAERLVQAQSNAALLTTFNEVDMGEVMALRKKYNDKFQARHGVKLGFMSFFVRASIEALKAFPQVNAEIDGEDVIFKHYYDIGVAVSGSRGLVVPVVRNADKLSLAELEKSVGDLGTRARNDKLTLADLQGGTFTITNGGIFGSMLSTPIINPPQTGILGMHNIVERPVARDGQVVIRPIMYVALTYDHRLIDGREAVQFLVRVKECIEDPERLLLDV; from the coding sequence ATGGCCGTTGAACTGAAAGTACCCCCCCTGGGCGAGTCCATCACCGAGGCCGTCGTCGGCAAGTGGAACAAGAAGCCGGGTGACGCGGTGTCCGCGGACGAGCCGCTCGTCGTCCTGGAGACCGACAAGGTCACCATCGACGTGCCCGCGCCCGCGGCCGGTTCCCTGGCGTCGGTCGCCTTCAAGGAAGGTGACAAGGTGCGCGTGGGCGACGTGCTCGGCCTCATCGAGGCCGGTGCCGGCGCTCCCGCAACCAAGCCCGCGGCGGCCGCTCCCGCCGCGCCCGCGGCCGCGCCCGTCGCCGCCGCGGCGCCCGCGCAGGAGTCCGACGCGCGCATCACGCCCACCGCCAAGAAGATGGCGGAGGAGAACAAGGTCGACGTCAGCCAGCTCAAGGGCAGCGGCGCCGGCGGCCGCATCACCAAGGAGGACGTGCTCGGTCAGCTCAACCGCCCGGCCGCGCCCTCCCAGCCCGCCGCCCCGGCCCAGCCCGCGGGCCCGCGCCCCAACGCCGCGCGCGAGGAGCGCGTGCGCATGACGCCCTTGCGCAAGCGCGTCGCCGAGCGCCTGGTCCAGGCCCAGTCCAACGCCGCCCTGCTCACCACCTTCAACGAGGTGGACATGGGCGAGGTGATGGCGCTGCGCAAGAAGTACAACGACAAGTTCCAGGCCAGGCACGGCGTGAAGCTCGGCTTCATGAGCTTCTTCGTCCGCGCGTCGATTGAAGCCCTCAAGGCCTTCCCCCAGGTCAACGCGGAGATCGACGGCGAAGACGTCATCTTCAAGCACTACTACGACATCGGCGTGGCGGTGAGCGGCAGCCGCGGCCTGGTCGTCCCCGTCGTGCGCAACGCGGACAAGCTGTCCCTGGCGGAGTTGGAGAAGAGCGTGGGCGACCTGGGCACCCGGGCGCGCAACGACAAGCTCACCCTGGCGGACCTGCAGGGCGGCACCTTCACGATTACGAACGGCGGCATCTTCGGCTCCATGCTGTCCACGCCCATCATCAACCCGCCGCAGACGGGCATCCTGGGCATGCACAACATCGTCGAGCGCCCCGTCGCCCGCGACGGTCAGGTGGTCATCCGGCCCATCATGTACGTGGCCCTCACGTACGACCACCGCCTCATCGACGGCCGCGAGGCCGTCCAGTTCCTCGTGCGCGTGAAGGAGTGCATCGAGGACCCCGAGCGGCTCCTGCTCGACGTCTGA
- a CDS encoding cold-shock protein encodes MATGTVKWFNDAKGFGFITQDGGGEDVFCHHTAINMDGFRTLAEGQKVEFEVTRGPKGLQAQNVRAG; translated from the coding sequence ATGGCAACCGGTACCGTGAAGTGGTTCAACGACGCGAAGGGCTTCGGCTTCATCACCCAGGACGGCGGTGGTGAGGACGTGTTCTGCCACCACACCGCCATCAACATGGACGGCTTCCGCACCCTCGCCGAGGGTCAGAAGGTGGAGTTCGAAGTGACGCGTGGCCCCAAGGGCCTTCAGGCGCAGAACGTTCGCGCCGGCTGA
- a CDS encoding DUF3703 domain-containing protein translates to MTPTLRTHFDLELRRAAEAHARGAHHDAWRFLERAHILSQAHAWPHLRVHGAMFRWAVRHGDWRELLGQLPRLLLAAPGSWSGRAPLGNTGGADVGIFTPMAIPEDLRAILDA, encoded by the coding sequence ATGACCCCGACCCTGCGAACCCACTTCGACCTCGAGCTGCGGCGCGCCGCTGAAGCCCATGCACGCGGAGCCCACCACGACGCCTGGCGATTCCTGGAGCGCGCCCACATCCTGAGCCAGGCGCATGCGTGGCCCCACCTGCGCGTCCACGGCGCCATGTTCCGCTGGGCCGTTCGACATGGAGACTGGCGGGAGCTGCTCGGACAATTGCCGCGACTCCTCCTGGCCGCGCCGGGCTCGTGGTCCGGTCGCGCGCCGCTGGGCAACACGGGCGGCGCCGACGTGGGCATCTTCACGCCCATGGCCATCCCAGAGGACCTCCGCGCCATCCTGGACGCGTGA
- a CDS encoding cation diffusion facilitator family transporter, protein MSGSHSHAPTSHGRAFALGVTLNLAFVAIEALYGFLSGSLALLADAGHNLSDVLGLVLAWGASILARRQPTERRSYGLRGASILAALFNALLLLVAVGAIGWEALRRFGEPAPVASLTVMSVAGIGVVINTATALLFWRGRENDLNVQGAFLHMAADAGVSLAVVLSGALIYFTGQTWLDPVVTLGIALLILVSTWRLLVDSVNLALQAVPANIDLGAVRSLMTQAPGVTGVHDLHVWALSTTESALTAHLVVNAPSGDEALVPSLKARLHDTFGIEHVTLQLEPALAATCHPCAPGDARHAACA, encoded by the coding sequence ATGTCGGGTTCACACAGTCACGCGCCCACGTCGCACGGTCGAGCCTTCGCGCTCGGCGTCACCCTCAACCTGGCCTTCGTGGCCATCGAGGCGCTCTACGGCTTCCTCTCCGGCTCGCTGGCGCTGCTCGCGGACGCGGGCCACAACCTGAGCGACGTGCTGGGGCTCGTGCTCGCCTGGGGTGCCAGCATCCTCGCCCGGCGCCAGCCCACGGAGCGACGCAGCTACGGCCTGCGCGGTGCGTCCATCCTCGCGGCCCTCTTCAATGCGCTCCTGCTGTTGGTCGCCGTCGGCGCCATCGGCTGGGAAGCCCTCCGCCGCTTCGGCGAGCCCGCGCCCGTCGCCAGCCTCACCGTCATGAGTGTCGCGGGCATCGGCGTCGTCATCAACACCGCCACCGCCCTGCTCTTCTGGAGAGGCCGCGAGAACGACCTCAACGTGCAGGGCGCGTTCCTCCACATGGCCGCCGACGCGGGCGTATCGCTCGCCGTGGTGCTCAGCGGCGCGCTCATCTACTTCACGGGGCAGACGTGGCTGGACCCGGTGGTGACGCTCGGCATCGCGCTGCTCATCCTCGTCAGCACGTGGCGACTGCTGGTGGACTCCGTCAACCTCGCGCTGCAGGCCGTTCCCGCGAACATCGACCTGGGCGCGGTGCGAAGCCTCATGACGCAGGCGCCCGGTGTCACCGGCGTGCACGACCTCCACGTCTGGGCCCTGAGCACCACCGAGTCGGCCCTCACCGCCCACCTCGTGGTGAACGCGCCGTCCGGTGACGAGGCGCTCGTCCCCTCGCTGAAGGCACGGCTGCACGACACGTTCGGCATCGAGCACGTCACGCTCCAGCTCGAGCCCGCGCTCGCCGCGACCTGCCACCCCTGCGCCCCTGGGGACGCGCGTCATGCTGCCTGCGCCTGA
- a CDS encoding alpha/beta fold hydrolase has protein sequence MRQVLTAALIFVSAPVFAQEMKPLTMPQTAHSQDPFLRQLSETRNFSSGRPVSVRVTPDEKQVLFLRTQDTSNVQTLYAFDVATGQVKEVLTPEALLKGSEETLTPEEKARRERMRVSARGFTSYQISDDGSRLLVPLSGRLYVVERASGKVTELKTGPGVLDPRFSQDGKQVAYVRENDVYRIDIAANKEQRVTKGGTAEKTHGVAEFVAQEEMSRFSGYWWSPDAKRVAYTESDTSEVEKLTIVDVMHPERGGEIFAYPRPGKPNAKVRLGVTAVTGGKTTWVQWDAAKYPYLATVVWPKGGPLTILVQNRVQTEQQLLAVDPATGKTRELLVEKDSAWLNLDQDFPLWLDDGSGFLWYTERNGGPEVELRKADGSLDKSFVKPDAGFRGMTRFVQKDRTLFFNGGPNPTQSLFWRVKDGGAPERVTKNGEGIEGGSASREGGVFVVNTSSLKSMSRTEVLRADGTRVGQLPEVAQEPPFVPNTELRQVGPKRYWASITRPRDFKPGKKLPVIVDIYGGPTTTVVHHSMAAHLMSQWMADQGFLVVKFDVRGTPLRGAAWEREVKYDFATVTLDDQVDALQALAKELPELDIKRVGIQGWSFGGYMAALAALKRPDVFKAAVSGAPVVDWLDYDTHYTERYLGLPQEHPEAYEKSSLLTYAKADKPIGKLLLIHGTADDNVYFFHTLKLSDALFRAGKPHELLPLSGLTHMVPDPLVKQRQWERVMEHFKKNL, from the coding sequence ATGCGCCAGGTCCTCACCGCAGCGCTCATCTTCGTGAGCGCGCCCGTATTCGCCCAGGAGATGAAACCCCTCACCATGCCCCAGACGGCGCACTCGCAAGACCCCTTCTTGAGGCAGCTGTCGGAGACCCGCAACTTCTCCAGCGGCCGTCCGGTGAGCGTGCGGGTCACCCCGGACGAGAAGCAGGTCCTGTTCCTGCGCACCCAGGACACCTCCAACGTGCAGACGCTCTACGCGTTCGACGTGGCGACCGGTCAGGTGAAGGAGGTGCTCACCCCCGAGGCGCTGCTCAAGGGCTCCGAGGAGACGCTCACCCCCGAGGAGAAGGCCCGCCGTGAGCGCATGCGCGTCAGCGCCCGGGGCTTCACCTCGTACCAGATTTCCGACGACGGCTCGCGCCTGCTCGTCCCGCTCTCCGGCCGGCTCTACGTCGTGGAGCGCGCGAGCGGCAAGGTGACCGAGCTCAAGACGGGCCCCGGCGTGTTGGATCCGCGCTTCTCCCAGGACGGCAAGCAGGTGGCCTATGTCCGCGAGAACGACGTCTATCGAATCGACATCGCGGCGAACAAGGAGCAGCGCGTGACGAAGGGCGGCACCGCCGAGAAGACGCACGGCGTGGCCGAGTTCGTCGCCCAGGAGGAGATGAGCCGCTTCTCCGGCTACTGGTGGAGCCCCGATGCGAAGCGCGTCGCCTACACCGAGTCCGACACCTCCGAGGTGGAGAAGCTCACCATCGTCGACGTGATGCACCCCGAGCGCGGCGGCGAAATCTTCGCGTACCCGCGCCCCGGCAAGCCCAACGCCAAGGTGCGCCTGGGCGTCACCGCCGTCACCGGCGGCAAGACGACGTGGGTGCAGTGGGACGCGGCGAAGTACCCGTACCTGGCCACCGTGGTGTGGCCCAAGGGCGGCCCGCTCACCATCCTGGTGCAGAACCGTGTCCAGACGGAGCAGCAGCTGCTCGCCGTCGACCCGGCCACGGGCAAGACGCGGGAGCTGCTGGTGGAGAAGGACTCGGCCTGGCTCAACCTGGACCAGGACTTCCCGCTGTGGCTGGACGATGGCTCGGGCTTCCTCTGGTACACCGAGCGCAACGGCGGCCCGGAGGTGGAGCTGCGAAAGGCGGACGGCTCGCTCGACAAGAGCTTCGTCAAGCCGGACGCGGGCTTCCGGGGCATGACGCGCTTCGTGCAGAAGGACCGCACGCTGTTCTTCAACGGCGGCCCCAACCCCACGCAGAGCCTGTTCTGGCGCGTGAAGGATGGCGGGGCGCCCGAGCGCGTGACGAAGAACGGCGAGGGCATCGAGGGCGGCTCCGCCTCGCGCGAGGGCGGGGTGTTCGTCGTCAACACGTCCAGCCTCAAGAGCATGAGCCGCACGGAGGTGCTGCGCGCGGACGGCACGCGCGTGGGCCAGCTCCCCGAGGTGGCGCAGGAGCCGCCCTTCGTCCCCAACACGGAGCTCCGGCAGGTGGGCCCCAAGCGCTACTGGGCGTCCATCACCCGCCCGCGCGACTTCAAGCCCGGCAAGAAGCTGCCCGTCATCGTCGACATCTACGGCGGCCCCACCACCACCGTGGTGCACCACAGCATGGCCGCGCACCTGATGTCCCAGTGGATGGCGGACCAGGGCTTCCTCGTCGTGAAGTTCGACGTGCGCGGCACCCCGCTGCGCGGCGCCGCCTGGGAGCGCGAGGTGAAGTACGACTTCGCCACCGTCACGCTGGATGACCAGGTGGACGCGCTCCAGGCGCTGGCCAAGGAGCTGCCCGAGCTGGACATCAAGCGCGTGGGCATCCAGGGCTGGAGCTTCGGCGGCTACATGGCCGCGCTGGCCGCCCTCAAGCGCCCGGACGTCTTCAAGGCCGCGGTGTCCGGCGCCCCCGTGGTGGACTGGCTCGACTACGACACGCACTACACCGAGCGCTACCTGGGCCTGCCCCAGGAGCACCCCGAGGCGTACGAGAAGAGCTCGCTGCTCACCTACGCCAAGGCGGACAAGCCCATCGGCAAGCTGCTGCTCATCCACGGCACCGCGGATGACAACGTCTACTTCTTCCACACGCTGAAGCTCAGCGACGCCCTGTTCCGCGCCGGCAAGCCGCACGAGCTTTTGCCCCTGAGCGGCCTGACGCACATGGTGCCGGACCCCCTGGTGAAGCAGCGCCAGTGGGAGCGCGTGATGGAGCACTTCAAGAAGAACCTGTGA
- a CDS encoding UPF0489 family protein: protein MKTDDDAPLHLRLAGIIRLGLGGGRGPTDAYVFDPHRLALPSWAMALGDSGPAALLVTLDRHLDVVVPRRPEAVPDRSAGLRALDEHARWELDVRNYDHILAAMEAGLVGDALFIARTRPRGAFAGDTYVDTKGRSHRLVVVPTVDRASEAWSHPAPGDAVRDVLEDAERVLLDVDLDCFTSLSDADPTTVLPWPRAIIREFLLPEGCEPFWDAVLQRAVALTLAREPHHCGGLLASGELFRDAADVLFRELLRVEPP, encoded by the coding sequence ATGAAGACCGACGACGACGCACCGCTCCACCTGCGCCTGGCGGGCATCATCCGGCTGGGGCTGGGAGGCGGCCGGGGGCCGACGGACGCATACGTCTTCGACCCCCACCGGCTCGCCCTGCCCTCCTGGGCCATGGCCCTGGGGGACTCCGGGCCCGCCGCGCTGCTCGTCACGCTGGACCGTCACCTGGACGTGGTGGTGCCCCGGAGGCCGGAGGCGGTGCCGGACCGCTCGGCGGGCCTGCGAGCGCTGGATGAGCACGCCCGGTGGGAATTGGACGTGCGCAACTACGACCACATCCTCGCGGCCATGGAGGCGGGGCTGGTGGGGGATGCCCTGTTCATCGCCCGGACGCGGCCCCGGGGTGCGTTCGCGGGGGACACCTACGTGGACACGAAGGGTCGCTCGCACCGACTGGTGGTGGTGCCCACCGTGGACCGCGCGTCCGAGGCGTGGAGCCACCCGGCTCCCGGTGACGCCGTGCGCGACGTGCTCGAGGACGCGGAGCGGGTGCTGCTGGACGTGGACCTGGACTGCTTCACCTCGCTGAGCGACGCGGACCCGACGACGGTGCTGCCCTGGCCGCGCGCCATCATCCGCGAGTTCCTGCTGCCCGAGGGCTGCGAGCCCTTCTGGGACGCGGTGCTCCAGCGCGCGGTGGCGCTGACGCTCGCGAGGGAGCCGCACCACTGCGGCGGGCTGCTCGCGTCCGGGGAGCTGTTCCGGGACGCCGCCGACGTGTTGTTCCGGGAGCTCTTGCGCGTCGAGCCGCCGTGA